A genome region from Astyanax mexicanus isolate ESR-SI-001 chromosome 19, AstMex3_surface, whole genome shotgun sequence includes the following:
- the LOC103044667 gene encoding all-trans-retinol 13,14-reductase yields MWLAVGLVALVLVVLLIKNVFGSGGPSPFDHDAREPLKPMVHDPKEKNKVLKQGFLASRVPQNLDAIVVGSGVGGLGVAVMMAKVGKKVLVLEQHDRAGGCCHTFIEKGFEFDVGIHYIGDLLENGPLRCISDQLTNGQLQWDPLDNPFDQVVLGPPENRRIYPIYSGKHRFAQELKKCFPGEEKAIDEYMRLAKKCNFGVWMMGVLKFLPTPIAKLMVYTGIVNLLSYFFRYGTRSLTEVVNGLTENKDLRAVLCYIFGTYGNIPKDASFSMHSLLVCHYLPGAWYPKGGASEIAYHMIPIIEKAGGAVLVRAPVNRILLNDAKEAIGVSVMKGHEEVHIHAPMVISDAGIYNTYQKLLPKEVQATSAIQKQLNMLKHGEGGLSIFLGLDGTKEELGLEAKNYWIFTENNLDELMEGYTKKDREQGMKNIPLVFIASPSAKDSTWEERMPGKSTLTMVSFAPYSWFEEWKDDKVTNRSADYKELKESLIQSILEVVYQLYPKTKDKIEYMDAGTPLTNQHYIAAPKGEIYGVDHGTARFSSEYCISMRPQTPVKNLYLTGQDLFSCGYAGALAGAMICGSTILNRNLYLDVMKLCRKRKYAKKKPQ; encoded by the exons ATGTGGCTCGCAGTCGGGCTGGTTGCCCTGGTTCTGGTCGTTTTACTGATCAAAAATGTGTTCGGTTCAGGCGGACCGAGCCCGTTTGATCACGACGCCCGGGAGCCGCTGAAACCGATGGTCCATGATCCTAAGGAGAAGAACAAAGTGCTGAAACAAG GTTTTCTGGCCAGCAGAGTCCCCCAGAACCTCGATGCTATTGTTGTTGGCAGTGGAGTTGGTGGGCTGGGTGTTGCTGTTATGATGGCGAAGGTTGGAAAGAAGGTTTTGGTCCTTGAACAGCATGATCGTGCTGGAGGATGCTGCCACACCTTCATAGAGAAAGGCTTTGAGTTTGATGTTG GTATTCACTACATTGGTGACCTGCTGGAGAACGGGCCTTTGCGATGCATATCGGACCAATTGACCAATGGCCAGTTACAGTGGGACCCACTCGATAACCCATTTGATCAGGTGGTTCTTGGGCCCCCGGAGAACCGCCGCATTTACCCAATCTACAGTGGCAAACACCGCTTTGCCCAGGAGCTGAAGAAGTGCTTCCCAGGAGAGGAGAAGGCCATTGACGAATACATGAGATTGGCTAAG AAATGTAACTTTGGTGTGTGGATGATGGGTGTGTTGAAGTTTCTTCCCACTCCAATTGCCAAGCTCATGGTCTACACAGGGATCGTTAATCTTCTATCCTACTTTTTCCGCTATGGCACTCGCAGCCTGACTGAGGTGGTGAATGGCCTCACTGAGAATAAAGATCTTAGGGCCGTGCTCTGCTACATCTTTGGGACATATG gaaACATACCAAAGGATGCCAGTTTCTCCATGCACAGTCTGCTCGTGTGCCACTATCTGCCTGGTGCTTGGTACCCTAAGGGAGGGGCGAGCGAAATTGCCTACCACATGATCCCAATCATAGAGAAGGCTGGTGGAGCCGTTCTGGTCAGAGCTCCAGTCAACCGTATCCTCCTCAACGATGCTAAGGAGGCCATAG GGGTGAGTGTTATGAAGGGTCATGAGGAGGTGCACATTCACGCTCCCATGGTCATCTCGGATGCTGGAATCTACAACACCTACCAGAAGCTCCTGCCCAAAGAGGTGCAGGCAACATCAG CGATCCAGAAGCAGCTGAATATGTTGAAACATGGAGAGGGTGGGCTCAGCATCTTCCTGGGACTTGATGGAACAAAAGAAGAGTTGGGTCTTGAAGCCAAAAACTACTGGATATTTACTGAGAACAACCTTGATGAGCT GATGGAGGGCTACACAAAAAAGGACAGAGAGCAAGGAATGAAGAATATACCTCTGGTTTTTATTGCCTCGCCATCTGCCAAAGACTCTACCTGGGAGGAGAGAATGCCTG GTAAATCCACGCTGACTATGGTGAGCTTTGCCCCCTACTCCTGGTTCGAGGAATGGAAAGATGACAAGGTGACCAACAGGTCAGCTGACTATAAGGAACTAAAGGAGAGTCTCATACAGTCCATTTTGGAAGTGGTGTATCAGCTGTACCCCAAGACCAAGGATAAG ATCGAGTACATGGATGCAGGCACTCCCCTCACTAACCAGCACTACATAGCAGCTCCTAAAGGAGAGATCTATGGAGTTGACCACGGCACTGCTCGCTTCAGTTCAGAATACTGCATCTCCATGAGACCACAGACGCCCGTCAAGAATCTGTACCTCACAG GCCAAGATTTGTTCTCCTGTGGTTATGCTGGCGCCTTGGCTGGCGCAATGATCTGCGGCTCTACGATCCTCAACCGCAACCTGTACCTGGACGTCATGAAGCTCTGCAGGAAACGCAAATATGCTAAAAAGAAGCCCCAGTAA